TATAGAATACTTACTTAGATCCCATACTTGATTTAAAATATCATTGTTACTATTAAAACTACTAGCTTTTTCATCCCAATACGTATGAAACGCTAATTGGTCAACATCATTTGCTTCTATTTCGGATTGAGCCCCTTCAATTTCCACATACCTAAATGGCACCAATGGAGGAAACCCATCAGGCAAGGGAATGGCTTTGTTCGCTCTTGTGTTTCTTTCGCCTGTTTGAACAGGAATTCTATAGTTGGTTTGACCTGGTTTTACATTAATTTTCAACTCTTGATAACGAATATTACTTTTTGCAGGAGGTGTACGGTTAACGTTGCCCTGATTATCTATCATTTCTCCCACTCTAACAGTTAAGGTATGTGGTGTTTTTGCTACATATTTAAAATCCATTGTTGCAAAAGCAGCTTTACCAAAGTCTATAAAATAAAAAGCCCCTCTCTTTTCAAATGTTGCTGGTTTAATTTTATCGATAACGAACTTGTTTTCGGTAGAAATAATATAACTATCACTTTCACCTATAGTAAATTTCTGAGCTTTTGAATAATCAACTAAACGGTTTTCCTTATCCCAAATTCGAACTTTCCAATAATAAGTTTCTCCTACTTTTAATGGTTTTCCTTGGTATTCTACATTAGTAGATTTTGTTGAACGTACTTGACCGCTATCCCAAACATCACCATTATTATCATTAACAATGGCTTCTTTAGAGGCTACTAATATTTGATAAGCAGATTGAAATTTGGAACCTAATGGTACCGCCCATCCAAGTTCTGGATTTAAATCGAAAACTTTAACTTCGGTTTCCGGCTCTCGTATTAGTTCAACCGTTAAATCGGTTGGAGCAGCTCTAAATTCGTTACTATTCTCTTCGATTAACTCATCTAGTTTTTCACGAAGTTTATTGGCTACTGTTTGGTATTTTTTCTTTCCTATTAAATTATTTATCTCTTGAGGGTCTTTCTTAAGGTTATACAGTTCCTCAATGCTTTTATTATTCACGTAACGAAAATATTTCCATTCATTGGTACGTACGCCTTCACTAGGTGGAATTTTGTCAAAATCCCATATATGCTCTATAAGAATGGTATCTCTTTCAATTGTATGTCTTTCTTGTTTTACAATAGGCATTAAACTTTTACCTTGCCAAGATTTAGGGGCTTCTATCCCTGCTATATCTGCAATAGTATAGGGTACATCAATATTCAATACCATATCGTTAATATCTTGATGTTTGTTTACACGAGGATCGAAAACTATTAATGGCACCCGAATAGAGTTATCGTACATTAACCATTTACCTGCTAATTGACGCTCTCCTAAAAAGTAACCATTGTCTCCCATTACGATGATTACCGTATTTTTATCTAAACCTTTTTCTTTTAGTTTTTCTCTAATTTTCTTGATTTCCAAATCTATTCCAGAAATCATTCTGTAATATCCTTTTAGACTGTGCTGATACTTTTCGGGAGAATCGTAACGCCAAGTCCAACGTAACCTATTAAAACCATCTCTAACAGCTTTAGGCTGGGCTTCAAAATATTTATCATCAGCAAGTTCAGGATCAGGAATTGTAGTGTCTTGTAAAAGCTTATCGGTAGTATTTTGCCAGAAATATTGATCTATAGCACCATCATGGGCATGTGGTGCGCTAAAACTTAACGACAAACAAAATGGCTTATTATTAGTTGCATTCTTATCAATAAACTCCAATGCCTGATGGCCCGTGTAACGCGTTAAATGAACTGTATCTTTATCGATTGTTTTATAATAGTAGCCTCTTTTATCTTTATACTTGTTATTTCGGTCATAAGATTCATATTCATCAAATTGCTTATCTAAATCATTATATCGAACACCATATTTACCATAAAAACCAGTATAATACCCATTATTTTTAAGAAGTGTAGGATACGAGCTTTCCATATATTCTCCTCGAATATTCCCTGTTTGAAAATTAAAGTTATGTGATCGTTCGTGCAGTCCTGTAAATATGCTAGCTCTACTTGCTGCACAAATGGGTGTTGTAACAATGGCTGTTTTAAAATATGTTCCAGATTTTGCCAAATTATCCATTTCTGGAGTTTCCACATATTTATTACCCGCATAACCAATCGCATCGAAACGCTGATCGTCTGTAAGGATAAATATAATGTTTGGCTTTTCTTGGTTATTTTTTTGCTGCGCATTAGTGAGATTTAAACCACAAACAACACTAAACAGACCTAATAAAAAACGGCTTTTATACATAGTAATAGCTACAAAAATTATTGATTTAATTTAAAATAATATTCTCTTTATAAATTCAAAAAATTAAAATTAATCTATTAATATTTATTGATTGTCCTGTTCTGTCCTGACTTAATTATCATTAAGAGATTTATATAATGTCCAACATCAATATTAAAAAAAGAATTATAAATTCTCATTTTATAAGAGCTTAGTTTATTTACTAAAAATAAAATTTTTAATTTATGAGTAGTCTCTATTTTTGAAACGTAATAACCTCTTCGAGGTATTGAAACAATTATATTACGCTCTTTTAATATACTATATGCTTTTTCAACTGTATCCCGGGAAAGATAGAAATCCTCACTTATTGTATTTATTGATGGTAATTTTTCATTCAATACTATATTACCATTTGATATATTATTGATTATAGAATCAACGATCTGTTGGTACATTGGTACTCTTGAGTTTTTATTAATATCTATAAAATTAATTGCATCCATTACAGTTTCCATGATTTCTAAAAATTTAAAGATTAAAAAAATTCTGACTGCAATTTACTTTTAGTAGAGAGTTAAATTATACCGAATTTGGTATCGAAAAGTACCAATTACCTTCAATAAAGTGTTTTTTTTCTAATAAATGTAAGAAAATGAATCTGTTTTTATCTGTTTTTTGTATAATTCAAATACTCAAATAAATACACTAACATTTTTGTTTTAACTTAATTTCTTCTTATTTTTTTATAACTATAGCTATTTTGTTATACATATATTTGTATTTACTCTAGAAGCAATTTAAGTGTAAAAAGAAAAATTTTAACTTAATTACCATATCTATAACTTTTAAGCAAGACTAATTAAAATATATTATTTATCATAATAACATTAGAATAAAAACTTATTATAAATGATAGTTTTCTGTATTTTAAAACCCTTTTGGTGATAGCATGCTATTTTTTTAGTTTCGTGGTTAGCAAAAAAAAATACTGTTTAGTTTTTAATGAATATAAATTTAGAAAAGGACTAAAAAAACAAATTGACTTACTGCTATCTTATCCATACTCAGTCAATCAAATTCAAAAATCACTAAGTTGAATAAAGACTTACAAAGCAGTAGATAATTTGGTGCCAAATAAAACTATAACTATTGTTACCTTCTGGGACTAATATAAAATTAGATTTTGGTTAGTTCCTCATTCTCTCGAACCAATAAGTTTTTTTAAATATCCTTAGAAATCAACAACCATATCAAGAGCCTCATCAGCATCTCTTCGCATAAAATTAGCTTGATAAAGCATAGTTGTAGTAACCGAAGAATGCCGATATAGTTTTTGAAGCATTTGAATAGGAATTTTATCACCAGAAATATTACCAAAACTATGGCGAGCAATATGCATGGACACTTTTTTATCTATACCTGCTTGCTCAGCAACAAGCTCTAACCTCCTATTGAAGTTTCTTGTTGCTGTTTTTATTCTTGTCCTTACGCGTTTCTTATCATTTAAATTAACGCCTTCTAACTCCTTGAATAAATAAACAGAATGTTCTTCTCTTTCTAATTTACCGAGAATTTTAGTAACTTTATCAGGGATCTTCAATGAAACTAATTTGTTATTCTTAGCCATACGGTAATGTAAACGCTCGTCATAAAAATCTGCCCACTTTAATTGTAATACATCACTTATACGAATTCCTGCAAAATAAAAACTAAGTAACCATGCATATAAAGCGTACTCTTGAGCTTTTGTTAAACCTTTTAAATTCTCTAAAGTCTTTATTTCTTCTCTATTCAATCCAATCTTTTTAGTTTCAGGAAACTTAATTTGAAATTTCCCCTTTCCAAAAGGGTACGATTCCTTCTTTATAATGCTTTTACTTATTCCCAAATTATAAATAGTACGAAGCGTAATCATGTAATTAGCCACAGTACGTGCAACCAAATTCCTTTTACTTAACAGAAAATGTTCAAATTCTTTTAGGAGTTCAATGTTCAAGTCTTTAAAATGAAGTTGATCTCTTTTTAGAAATTCTTTAAACACCCTTATACGACTTATTTCGATATCTAATTGATGAAACTGCTGTCGGTTCCTTATGTTTACCAAATAACTTTCGGCTACTTTAAAAAAATCGTTATCATATTTAGATACAATTTGATTTTTTATCTTTTTTGAAGATAAATCTTGCTCTTGAATTTCGGCATTAATCAAACTTTTGTTGGCTAAAGATAGTTTTGACAGTATCAGCTGATTAATTTCTAAATGATCTGGATGTGATTTTCGTACCCGACGATTTTTGGCATCCCATTGATTCAACTTAACGGATTGTCCAATATAAATATATGAGGGTTTTCTATCCTTTATAATTCTTATGGTTATAGGATGTAGATTTTTTGAATTTGGTCGTTTGTCTAAAAATGGTGTTACTGATGCCATAATAATCGATATTAAAATAAAGATACAATTCTGTCCTTCTATTTTCTGCTAAAACATAGCTAAAACATTCTATGGTATTAATTGATTTCATTTTGATTCAAACAAAATCTAAAGCTTCACTTTTAGTGAATTTTAAAGGTATTCATATTGATTTGACATAGTACGCTCTAAATTCATAACTCGGAGGTCATGGGATCGTGCCCCATTCTCGCTACAAGTAAAACCAGGGAAAGTCAAGAATTTTATTCTTGGCTTTTTTTTATTTTGCTAAAACATTTGGCTCTTTTTTCGCTCCCTAATACAATTAGCACCAATTTAAATCCAAATCTATTAAATTGATATAACGATTATATTAATTCCTTAGAATAACAAAAATCACCTGGTAAACGGTAAAACGCCAGTATGTGAAAATAAAATATTAGCTCCTTTTTATATTTTCTGACTTTTTATATCATCTAACATTGCGTAAAAAGCTCTTCCAGAATAACAGGATCTAATAAAACCCCCTTCATTTTCGGCCAATTATTTAATAGCTAATTTTTCATTTGGAGTTACAACACCATAGCGTTTCGAATCATATCCATGAATCAATCTAGCATCATCAATAGAATATGTTTTTTTTATTCTCAAACTTTTTTGGCCTTTCTTTAATAATTCCAGGACAGCTTCAGCTAAGGCTTTGTTATTGATTTACTTATTATATCCAGAGCGTTTTCCTTCTTTTGTTTTTTTAACTTTTGTTCCGCTTCCTTTTTATTGATTTTGTAACATTTCATAAGATTCATTTTAAATTTACTTCCCATAGAGCCGTCACTGTTACCTTCTTTTTGTTGCTTAGACGCTTTCAATATTCAGCTTTGTGAAGACATATAAAAAGTGCGAGAGTAGCCTGCGCTGAGCGCAGTCGAAGTGAGCCTGATTATGCTGGCATTCAAAGCTGAATGTTGTTATTTTGCTGTCAAAAAAAGGTATAGCGGTGTTCGCTCGGGATGTGAGTCTAAATTCTTTGTGAAATACAAAATCATAGGAAGTGGAACAAAATGCAAATACATTTTCCATATTTGGCGGACTCTATTTCAAAGTTTTTTAAGAAGCAAAATGTTAATTTGAATCAAAAATTTACTGGTATTCGGGATTCCTATTAAAATGCAGATACTAAAACTTTGGGATTGGGTCCAAGATTTTTTTAGAGAAGCGCTTTTTCTAAAATGGAGTTTTTACGGAATGGAGGGGAATGTGCTAGAATGAGATACTACAAGTCAATATACTATAAAATATGTTAAATGTATTTTACCTCTAAAAAATCAGTCAGTTAAAAAAACCTAACTACAAAAAATTCACCAAAGTGTAATAAATTGTTAACCCTGTATCAATTAATTTCTCATTTAATAAATGGGTAAATAAAGGTGCAAATGAAAACAAATCAAATTTATTCAATTACTTTATTTTTAATATGTAGTAGCTGTCAAGCTGTAATAAATTTTAATTCTCATACCTTAGAATAACAATATCTCATCTAAAAAAAAATAAATCAATACTAGATAAACACTAAAAATTCTTATCAAATAAGGGTTTTAATGGCCTTTTCTAAAATTAAAAACATGGATATATATTTATAAACACTAAAATAGTCCTACTAAACCTTGAAATGATATATTACGAATTCTTATTTAGTAAAATCATTCGAACTATATTTTAATAAAAGTATAGTTATTATTAGCCCTACCAAAATACCTATTGTAATATTTAACATCATTTTTATCAATTTTTAATTCTATTCATAATAAATTATTCAACATCTATAAGATACTTGTAACCTCAAATACCAGACTTGCAAAAAAACTAGACAATTAGCTGAATGACTAAACAGCTAGTTCATGATTATATATAATTCAAATTATTTAATGGTTCTGTTTTCTAAAAAGAAAAGCCTACACCTATATTTTATAACTTAGCTTAATATGTATTTCTATCCTACATAGTTGTTTTTACAACAACTATGTTATTCGTAAAAATTATACATTAATTATAAGGACATCCCCCTTTTAACCAATTAAAAAAACAAAACCCTCAAAAATCGAGTACGAGCGCAACGCTCTCTATAGTAATTTAGGTTCTG
The window above is part of the Algibacter sp. L3A6 genome. Proteins encoded here:
- a CDS encoding sulfatase-like hydrolase/transferase is translated as MYKSRFLLGLFSVVCGLNLTNAQQKNNQEKPNIIFILTDDQRFDAIGYAGNKYVETPEMDNLAKSGTYFKTAIVTTPICAASRASIFTGLHERSHNFNFQTGNIRGEYMESSYPTLLKNNGYYTGFYGKYGVRYNDLDKQFDEYESYDRNNKYKDKRGYYYKTIDKDTVHLTRYTGHQALEFIDKNATNNKPFCLSLSFSAPHAHDGAIDQYFWQNTTDKLLQDTTIPDPELADDKYFEAQPKAVRDGFNRLRWTWRYDSPEKYQHSLKGYYRMISGIDLEIKKIREKLKEKGLDKNTVIIVMGDNGYFLGERQLAGKWLMYDNSIRVPLIVFDPRVNKHQDINDMVLNIDVPYTIADIAGIEAPKSWQGKSLMPIVKQERHTIERDTILIEHIWDFDKIPPSEGVRTNEWKYFRYVNNKSIEELYNLKKDPQEINNLIGKKKYQTVANKLREKLDELIEENSNEFRAAPTDLTVELIREPETEVKVFDLNPELGWAVPLGSKFQSAYQILVASKEAIVNDNNGDVWDSGQVRSTKSTNVEYQGKPLKVGETYYWKVRIWDKENRLVDYSKAQKFTIGESDSYIISTENKFVIDKIKPATFEKRGAFYFIDFGKAAFATMDFKYVAKTPHTLTVRVGEMIDNQGNVNRTPPAKSNIRYQELKINVKPGQTNYRIPVQTGERNTRANKAIPLPDGFPPLVPFRYVEIEGAQSEIEANDVDQLAFHTYWDEKASSFNSNNDILNQVWDLSKYSIKATTFNGLYVDGDRERIPYEADAYLNQLSHYTTDREYAMARRTIEYFMKHPTWPTEWQQHVALLIYADYMYTGNTELIERYYESLKHKSLYELSNDDGLITSTKVDAEFMRKLGFEEGYKKPLTDIVDWPPANFNGSKTKGELDGFVFKPYSTVINSFFYENMKIMSEFAKILGKTHEVLDFELRASKAKKAVNEQMFDKERGIYVDGIGTDHASLHANMMPLAFGLVPEEYYESVVNFVKSRGMACSVYGAQFLMDGLYNAGEEDYALDLLASTAERSWYNMIRIGSTITLEAWDNKYKNNLDWNHAWGAVPANVIPRGLWGIKPKTPGFGIATIKPQMSTLKTSEITVPTVRGAIKAKYTHISSRLQSYEIEIPGNMVAEFSLGDIEGKDLIHNGEKVASAFDAVQLSPGKHTIQLKINSF
- a CDS encoding GntR family transcriptional regulator, with product METVMDAINFIDINKNSRVPMYQQIVDSIINNISNGNIVLNEKLPSINTISEDFYLSRDTVEKAYSILKERNIIVSIPRRGYYVSKIETTHKLKILFLVNKLSSYKMRIYNSFFNIDVGHYINLLMIIKSGQNRTINKY
- a CDS encoding site-specific integrase, with translation MASVTPFLDKRPNSKNLHPITIRIIKDRKPSYIYIGQSVKLNQWDAKNRRVRKSHPDHLEINQLILSKLSLANKSLINAEIQEQDLSSKKIKNQIVSKYDNDFFKVAESYLVNIRNRQQFHQLDIEISRIRVFKEFLKRDQLHFKDLNIELLKEFEHFLLSKRNLVARTVANYMITLRTIYNLGISKSIIKKESYPFGKGKFQIKFPETKKIGLNREEIKTLENLKGLTKAQEYALYAWLLSFYFAGIRISDVLQLKWADFYDERLHYRMAKNNKLVSLKIPDKVTKILGKLEREEHSVYLFKELEGVNLNDKKRVRTRIKTATRNFNRRLELVAEQAGIDKKVSMHIARHSFGNISGDKIPIQMLQKLYRHSSVTTTMLYQANFMRRDADEALDMVVDF